A window of the Tachysurus fulvidraco isolate hzauxx_2018 chromosome 6, HZAU_PFXX_2.0, whole genome shotgun sequence genome harbors these coding sequences:
- the cxcr2 gene encoding C-X-C chemokine receptor type 1, translating into MEYDYSYLGNYTEFFSSSPCINSLSEVNGSVVVIGYIVVFFFGLMGNSLVMIAVCTMKNHRTSTDVYLMHLAIADLLFSLTLPFWAVYINESNWVFGTFLCKLISGVQELSFYSCVFLMACISIDRYMAIVKATQFLSKQIHVVRLVCLFVWIGAAVLSIPIVVQREALQINNSDITRCYENVTANTMDNWRVGLRVVRHILGFFFPLAVMLVCYGCTVETLFRSRNSQKTKAMRVIFCVVLAYVICWLPNNVAEFVDTLLRGGLISDTCSTRDNLEVAMYVTQALAFMHCAINPILYAFVGKKFRNHLLALFLKKALVTRATFSRYRAGSIYSSGSTRHSSVTL; encoded by the coding sequence ATGGAGTATGATTACAGTTACCTCGGGAACTATACAGAATTTTTTAGCTCCTCCCCATGTATCAATTCCCTGAGTGAAGTAAACGGCAGTGTGGTTGTGATCGGCTACATCGTTGTATTCTTCTTTGGTCTCATGGGGAATAGTTTGGTGATGATTGCCGTGTGCACCATGAAAAATCACAGAACATCTACAGACGTGTACCTGATGCATTTGGCCATCGCAGACCTGCTCTTCTCACTCACGCTGCCATTCTGGGCCGTCTATATCAACGAATCCAATTGGGTTTTTGGCACTTTTCTGTGTAAGTTGATCTCGGGTGTCCAGGAGTTGTCGTTCTACAGCTGCGTCTTCCTGATGGCATGCATTAGCATTGACCGCTACATGGCCATCGTCAAAGCTACTCAGTTCCTCTCAAAGCAGATCCATGTAGTGAGGttagtgtgtctgtttgtatggaTAGGGGCTGCTGTTCTGTCCATTCCTATTGTGGTTCAGCGAGAAGCACTGCAAATTAACAACTCTGATATAACGCGTTGCTACGAAAACGTAACAGCGAATACGATGGACAATTGGCGTGTGGGACTACGAGTCGTTCGTCACATCCTTGGCTTTTTCTTTCCACTTGCAGTCATGCTGGTCTGCTACGGTTGCACGGTTGAAACTCTGTTTCGTTCACGTAATagccaaaaaacaaaagcaatgaGAGTGATCTTTTGTGTGGTTTTGGCTTATGTCATCTGCTGGCTGCCCAATAATGTGGCTGAGTTTGTAGACACACTGTTACGAGGTGGGCTGATCAGTGACACGTGCTCTACACGAGATAATCTGGAGGTGGCCATGTATGTCACTCAGGCTTTGGCCTTTATGCACTGTGCCATCAATCCCATTCTCTACGCCTTTGTGGGCAAGAAGTTCCGGAACCATCTGCTGGCTTTATTCTTGAAAAAGGCACTGGTGACCAGAGCAACGTTTAGTCGCTACCGAGCTGGCTCAATCTACAGCTCAGGAAGCACcagacactcttctgtcacgcTATAA